The following coding sequences are from one Musa acuminata AAA Group cultivar baxijiao chromosome BXJ1-6, Cavendish_Baxijiao_AAA, whole genome shotgun sequence window:
- the LOC103987676 gene encoding lipase-like PAD4, producing MEGLKVEAEHCMFETSHVLGALLASSPLLTQAWGRCVHANAGSSSFVLQRCDDAVYVAFSSTPSSTATALGGGFFDLVPISSGGHELFAPLEGAAQPVLVQAGALRLFLISYRSPDFQMLITETRNKSVIFTGHSVGGSIASLAALYFLCSSSRPDAPSPASLVCITFGSPLLGDETLSRAILRERWGGRFCHVVSQHDIMPRLLFCPVNALPPQLAMSICTLMQSWHLSMRYPQFPRPALQLTDDQKAELQGYISMHIGAAASEQTQHISPYRPYGNYALCSAEGAVCIDDPLVAAKMLHLTFTTGSASISFEEQHISYGDLVVELSQNLQFRRSLHLEEGAPESNRSAGVSLALEASGMGIQDMGAMEAREWLEMSMCRRPKLQCASLAIKLAKVTPCRAQIEWYKALCDDDTGYYDSFKLRKASKKDARVNMNRIRLGQFWDELLDMIQNNNLPPDFHKRSKWVNAAQFYKLLVEPLDIAEYYRCQWPRTRRHYLTHGRERRYEVFDRWWNDRNKEAPEKAAAHRKRSKFAGLTQDSCFWAKVEEARDSVKNAWAEKNPTKLVKLWENLHGFESYANGLIRRKEVSVDVLAPRSSYSLWVEELKDLKSKQACRLPSSSVLVGVTGGT from the exons ATGGAAGGCCTGAAGGTGGAGGCGGAGCACTGCAT GTTCGAGACTAGCCACGTCCTGGGGGCCCTCCTGGCGTCCTCCCCACTGCTCACACAAGCCTGGGGCCGCTGCGTGCACGCCAATGCCGGAAGCTCCAGCTTCGTCCTCCAACGCTGCGACGACGCCGTCTACGTCGCCTTCTCCTCCACGCCGTCGTCCACGGCCACTGCACTCGGCGGCGGATTCTTCGACCTTGTTCCTATCTCCAGCGGCGGCCACGAGCTCTTCGCGCCGCTGGAGGGAGCCGCGCAACCGGTGCTCGTCCAGGCCGGCGCTCTCCGTCTCTTTCTGATCTCCTACCGCAGCCCCGATTTCCAG ATGCTGATAACAGAGACCAGAAACAAGTCGGTCATATTCACAGGCCACTCCGTGGGAGGTTCCATCGCCTCCCTTGCGGCCCTTTACTTCCTCTGCTCGTCTTCTCGACCCGACGCTCCATCACCGGCTTCCCTCGTGTGCATCACCTTCGGAAGCCCGCTGCTCGGAGACGAGACGCTCTCTCGAGCGATTCTGAGGGAAAGGTGGGGCGGAAGGTTCTGCCATGTCGTGTCGCAGCACGACATCATGCCCAGGCTGCTCTTCTGCCCTGTGAACGCCCTGCCTCCGCAGCTGGCAATGTCGATCTGCACCTTGATGCAGTCATGGCATCTCTCGATGCGTTATCCGCAGTTTCCGAGACCTGCGCTGCAGCTCACCGACGACCAGAAAGCAGAACTGCAGGGATACATCTCGATGCACATCGGTGCAGCAGCATCGGAGCAAACGCAGCACATCAGCCCTTATCGGCCCTACGGAAACTACGCTTTATGCTCTGCGGAAGGCGCGGTGTGCATCGACGATCCGCTCGTTGCAGCGAAGATGCTTCATCTGACATTTACGACAGGTTCTGCGAGCATCAGCTTCGAGGAGCAGCACATCTCCTACGGGGATCTCGTGGTAGAGCTATCACAAAACCTGCAGTTTAGGAGGAGCCTCCACCTCGAAGAAGGCGCTCCAGAGTCCAACCGCAGCGCCGGGGTCTCACTGGCTCTGGAGGCATCAGGGATGGGAATCCAG GACATGGGCGCCATGGAGGCTCGGGAATGGCTCGAGATGAGCATGTGCCGACGGCCGAAGCTGCAATGTGCCAGTCTCGCTATCAAGCTCGCCAAGGTGACGCCTTGTCGCGCCCAGATCGAATGGTACAAGGCCCTGTGCGACGACGACACGGGCTACTACGACAGCTTCAAGCTCCGGAAGGCTTCCAAGAAAGACGCAAGGGTGAACATGAACCGCATCAGGCTCGGCCAGTTCTGGGACGAGCTGCTCGACATGATCCAGAACAACAACCTACCCCCCGACTTCCACAAGCGAAGCAAGTGGGTGAATGCAGCTCAATTCTACAAGCTCCTGGTGGAGCCGCTCGACATCGCGGAGTACTACAGATGCCAGTGGCCCAGGACCAGGCGCCATTACCTGACTCATGGCAGGGAGAGGAGGTACGAAGTGTTCGACAGATGGTGGAACGATCGCAACAAGGAGGCCCCCGAGAAGGCGGCGGCTCATCGGAAGAGGAGCAAGTTTGCTGGGCTGACGCAGGACTCGTGCTTCTGGGCCAAGGTGGAGGAGGCGAGGGACAGCGTGAAGAATGCTTGGGCCGAGAAGAACCCCACGAAGCTGGTGAAGCTTTGGGAGAACCTGCACGGTTTCGAGAGCTACGCCAACGGACTGATCCGGAGGAAGGAGGTGTCGGTGGATGTGTTGGCTCCGCGATCGAGTTACAGCTTGTGGGTGGAAGAGCTGAAGGATCTGAAGTCGAAGCAGGCGTGCCGTCTTCCTTCGTCCTCTGTTTTGGTCGGAGTAACAGGAGGAACGTAG
- the LOC103987677 gene encoding 1-aminocyclopropane-1-carboxylate oxidase, which translates to MAVPIIDFSKLEGEERAETLAQIANGCEEWGFFQLVNHGIPVELLERVKKVCSECYRLRAEGFKGSKPVQLLNKLVEEEEDEAADAKRLDDVDWEDVFLLQDDNEWPSNPPEFRETMKEYREELRKLAEKVMEVMDENLGFEKGSIRNSFSGNGEHQPFFGTKVSHYPPCPRLDMVNGLRAHTDAGGVILLFQDDQVGGLQILKDGQWIDVQPVANAIVINTGDQIEVLSNGRYKSVWHRVLTTRDGNRRSIASFYNPSLKATIAPGTNEDDSAAALYPKYVFGDYMDVYVKQKFSPKEPRFEAVKAL; encoded by the exons ATGGCCGTTCCAATCATCGATTTCTCGAAGCTGGAGGGGGAGGAGCGAGCCGAAACATTGGCACAGATTGCCAATGGATGCGAAGAATGGGGATTCTTTCAG CTGGTGAACCATGGGATTCCGGTGGAGCTCTTGGAACGCGTGAAGAAGGTGTGCTCGGAGTGCTACAGGCTCAGAGCCGAGGGCTTCAAGGGGTCGAAGCCTGTGCAGCTGTTGAACAAgctggtggaagaagaagaagacgaagctgCCGACGCTAAGCGCTTGGACGACGTGGACTGGGAGGATGTCTTCCTACTCCAGGATGACAATGAGTGGCCGTCCAACCCACCAGAGTTCAG GGAAACCATGAAGGAGTACAGGGAAGAGCTGAGGAAGCTGGCGGAGAAAGTGATGGAAGTGATGGACGAGAATCTGGGCTTCGAGAAGGGCTCCATCAGGAACTCATTCTCCGGAAACGGCGAGCATCAACCCTTCTTCGGCACCAAGGTGAGCCACTACCCACCGTGCCCGCGCCTGGACATGGTGAACGGCCTTCGCGCCCACACCGACGCAGGCGGCGTCATCCTCCTCTTCCAAGACGACCAAGTGGGCGGCCTGCAGATCCTTAAAGACGGGCAGTGGATCGACGTGCAGCCAGTGGCCAATGCCATCGTCATCAACACGGGAGACCAGATCGAAGTCCTCAGCAACGGGCGGTACAAGAGCGTGTGGCACCGCGTGCTGACGACCAGAGACGGCAACCGTCGCTCCATCGCTTCCTTCTACAACCCTTCCTTGAAGGCCACCATCGCTCCAGGGACCAACGAGGACGACTCTGCTGCAGCACTGTACCCCAAGTATGTTTTCGGGGACTACATGGATGTGTACGTGAAGCAGAAGTTCTCGCCAAAGGAACCCCGCTTTGAGGCAGTCAAAGCTCTGTGA
- the LOC135676211 gene encoding 1-aminocyclopropane-1-carboxylate oxidase-like: MAIPVIDFSKLEGKERAETLARIANGCQEWGFFQLVNHGIPVELLERVKKVCSECYRLRAEGFKASKPVQLLNKLVEEESDAADAKPLDNVDWEDVFLLQDDNEWPANPPEFRETMKEYREELRKLAEKVMEVMDENLGFEKGSIRNSFSGNGEHQPFFGTKVSHYPPCPRLDMVNGLRAHTDAGGVILLFQDDQVGGLQILKDGQWIDVQPVANAIVINTGDQIEVLSNGWYKSVWHRVLTTSDGNRRSIASFYNPSLKATIAPGTNKGDAATALYPEYVFGDYMDVYAKQKFLAKEPRFAAVRSV, from the exons ATGGCCATTCCAGTCATCGATTTCTCGAAGTTGGAGGGGAAGGAAAGAGCTGAAACCTTGGCACGGATTGCCAATGGATGCCAAGAATGGGGATTCTTTCAG CTGGTGAACCATGGGATTCCGGTGGAGCTCTTGGAACGCGTGAAGAAGGTGTGCTCCGAGTGCTACAGGCTCAGAGCGGAGGGCTTCAAGGCGTCCAAACCTGTGCAGCTGTTGAACAAGCTGGTGGAAGAAGAAAGCGACGCCGCCGATGCTAAGCCCTTGGATAACGTGGATTGGGAGGATGTCTTCCTTCTCCAGGATGACAACGAGTGGCCGGCCAACCCTCCAGAGTTCAG GGAGACCATGAAGGAGTACAGGGAAGAGCTGAGGAAGCTGGCTGAGAAGGTGATGGAAGTAATGGATGAGAATCTGGGGTTCGAGAAGGGCTCCATCAGGAACTCATTCTCCGGAAACGGCGAGCATCAACCCTTCTTCGGCACCAAGGTGAGCCACTACCCACCGTGCCCGCGCCTGGACATGGTGAACGGCCTTCGCGCCCACACCGACGCAGGCGGCGTCATCCTCCTCTTCCAAGACGACCAAGTGGGCGGCCTGCAGATCCTTAAAGACGGGCAGTGGATCGACGTGCAGCCAGTGGCCAATGCCATCGTCATCAACACGGGAGACCAGATCGAAGTCCTCAGCAACGGGTGGTACAAGAGCGTGTGGCACCGGGTGCTGACGACCAGCGACGGCAACCGCCGCTCCATCGCTTCCTTCTACAACCCCTCCTTGAAGGCCACCATCGCTCCAGGGACCAACAAGGGCGACGCTGCTACAGCGCTGTACCCCGAGTACGTTTTCGGGGACTACATGGATGTGTACGCGAAGCAGAAGTTCTTGGCCAAGGAGCCGCGGTTCGCGGCGGTGAGATCCGTGTGA